One Methanomassiliicoccales archaeon genomic region harbors:
- a CDS encoding phosphoadenosine phosphosulfate reductase family protein yields MTNSVNKKKAARKAFKHGKITFKWCRNCATLILGEKCSVCGNTGRTFSVTMPGDLRPCLDEGNLIIKRLFEKHFDIPNPFNGLQILLNKIPGIDRADEIIVDGWLIGTISFDPIIDDFRLELKVDGARALVDVAKSGIIEIRPPGGHMKGKTISGKFVERVHGKFDVNDPVIVVAGDYICAGIARASSNRIFDAEKGVGIRDVGKGRVVFSKKKTCWSKFIQANIDHFKYLESKAVSDVKSYLRNNSNIPVTLSFSGGKDSLACYEIMRRTSIDFSLLFVNTGLEFPETVKYVRCFAEKCGLKLLVADAKDEFWKNVDFFGPPAKDFRWCCKVCKLAPLTSLIESHFPNGTITIEGNRIFESFARARIAFVDANPFVPNQIILNPIREWRAIEVWGYIWWRHLDYNPLYEKDYERIGCYLCPACLASEWKITRELHPDLTRSWEKYLMHWASRFGLPMEFVRYGFWRWKILPSKMKKFAAVVNLPVSHTRSDGIQMKMAPGASPCISGGYTIEGVLNIPRRRNFSKIAELLKTIGSVRYSDEYQIVMVRNKIGNAKVFGGGQIVSTASCPTDAKRLFEATTKALLRSQLCTECGVCVRSCGMKAITLDDGPLISDEKCTRCGKCSDVCVVAHYYDKLVS; encoded by the coding sequence TTGACGAACAGTGTGAATAAAAAGAAAGCAGCTCGGAAGGCATTCAAACATGGTAAAATTACCTTCAAGTGGTGTAGAAACTGCGCGACACTGATTTTAGGGGAGAAATGCAGTGTGTGCGGAAATACGGGCAGAACGTTCAGCGTCACCATGCCTGGGGATCTAAGACCATGCCTTGATGAGGGCAATTTAATTATCAAAAGACTCTTCGAAAAGCACTTTGATATACCGAATCCCTTTAACGGTCTCCAGATCCTTCTTAACAAGATTCCTGGAATAGACAGAGCTGATGAAATTATTGTCGATGGTTGGCTAATTGGCACGATTAGCTTTGATCCAATTATAGACGACTTTAGACTGGAATTAAAGGTCGATGGCGCCCGCGCACTTGTCGACGTAGCCAAAAGTGGGATCATTGAGATTAGACCACCTGGCGGACACATGAAAGGAAAGACAATCTCCGGGAAATTCGTTGAGCGTGTTCACGGTAAATTCGATGTCAATGATCCTGTTATCGTCGTTGCTGGTGACTATATTTGCGCAGGAATAGCTAGGGCGTCAAGCAATAGGATTTTTGACGCTGAAAAGGGTGTAGGTATCAGAGATGTTGGAAAAGGGCGTGTCGTATTTTCAAAAAAGAAAACCTGTTGGTCAAAATTCATTCAAGCAAACATCGATCACTTCAAGTATCTAGAAAGTAAAGCGGTCAGTGATGTCAAATCGTATCTTCGGAACAATAGTAATATCCCAGTAACTCTTTCATTTAGCGGAGGAAAGGATTCTCTTGCTTGCTACGAGATTATGAGAAGAACATCTATTGATTTCTCACTGCTTTTTGTAAATACTGGTCTGGAATTTCCTGAAACCGTGAAATACGTACGATGCTTTGCAGAAAAGTGCGGTTTGAAATTACTCGTTGCAGATGCGAAAGACGAGTTTTGGAAAAATGTCGATTTTTTCGGTCCACCAGCAAAAGATTTTAGGTGGTGCTGCAAGGTCTGCAAGCTTGCGCCCTTAACATCCCTCATTGAGAGTCATTTTCCAAACGGAACAATCACGATAGAGGGCAACAGGATTTTTGAATCCTTTGCAAGAGCAAGAATTGCTTTTGTTGACGCGAATCCATTTGTCCCAAATCAAATCATCCTAAATCCAATTAGAGAATGGAGGGCGATTGAAGTCTGGGGATATATATGGTGGAGGCATCTTGATTACAATCCGCTTTACGAAAAAGATTATGAAAGGATAGGCTGCTATCTGTGCCCTGCTTGCCTCGCAAGCGAGTGGAAAATAACCAGAGAATTGCATCCTGATCTTACGAGATCATGGGAAAAGTATCTAATGCACTGGGCGTCGAGATTTGGGTTGCCCATGGAATTCGTGAGGTATGGATTCTGGCGATGGAAAATACTACCCAGTAAGATGAAGAAATTTGCAGCAGTTGTGAATCTTCCCGTCTCCCATACCAGATCCGATGGTATTCAAATGAAAATGGCGCCTGGTGCATCCCCGTGTATTAGCGGAGGATATACCATAGAAGGCGTACTCAACATCCCCCGACGGAGGAATTTTTCGAAAATTGCCGAGCTCTTAAAGACGATCGGTTCAGTAAGATACTCAGACGAATACCAGATAGTTATGGTAAGAAATAAAATTGGAAATGCAAAAGTCTTTGGAGGGGGACAAATCGTTTCCACTGCTAGTTGCCCAACAGATGCTAAGAGGTTATTTGAAGCGACGACAAAGGCGCTACTGCGTTCTCAACTCTGCACAGAATGCGGTGTTTGTGTAAGAAGCTGCGGTATGAAGGCAATCACACTTGATGATGGTCCGTTGATTTCTGATGAGAAATGCACTCGGTGCGGAAAATGCTCAGACGTATGTGTTGTTGCGCATTACTACGATAAACTCGTTTCTTGA
- a CDS encoding pyruvoyl-dependent arginine decarboxylase translates to MQIIPKKFFVTSGSAVSKVSDLNAFDEALLKAKIGELNIVSVSSILPIGAKQVPQRALPMGAITHCVLAQMRGGEGEMISAGIAYGFRKDGKGGYVAEGHMHGTKKALREVLEWKMHEMAKLRGVEFKSIRYKIEELSVPMDHYGACIAALVFVEY, encoded by the coding sequence ATGCAGATAATTCCTAAGAAATTCTTTGTAACTTCAGGCTCGGCAGTGAGCAAAGTTTCAGATCTCAATGCGTTCGATGAAGCACTTTTAAAGGCGAAGATAGGCGAATTGAACATCGTGTCTGTCTCTTCCATTCTCCCGATTGGGGCGAAGCAGGTCCCACAGAGGGCTTTGCCAATGGGTGCAATTACGCACTGCGTTCTCGCGCAAATGAGAGGCGGAGAAGGGGAAATGATTTCCGCGGGCATTGCGTATGGCTTTCGAAAGGATGGAAAAGGAGGATACGTAGCAGAAGGGCATATGCATGGGACAAAGAAGGCGCTTAGAGAAGTACTCGAATGGAAAATGCACGAAATGGCGAAGCTGAGGGGCGTAGAGTTTAAGTCTATACGCTACAAGATTGAAGAACTATCTGTACCAATGGATCACTATGGTGCTTGCATAGCGGCACTAGTATTTGTTGAGTATTGA
- a CDS encoding DUF835 domain-containing protein has protein sequence MKPFYVLPGSALLDLREELELIEGDAASGTLERFGFRAGMNLVRELGIEAKDYEDFSDILPQLWSETGLSRMIMEEITDEEITITFEESIEATHGRRCDFTRGYLAGIVSGLLKTRYNAEEKECISSGSNCCVHVLKPANELIDRQERKIADEPIKYDLEEGYSYLIESDDSSYAFEIFVDQIRHGRPGMCVVREYPEKLRLKYDIGKSPVLWLSYERDIKYAREPTNIPLIYSEIKNFFDSVKSGVVLVSGIEYMVSQSNFIKVLKFVQLLNENVAVTNSILLIPISPQTLNPRDLKLLERELRVLPISEIRKHNRNA, from the coding sequence TTGAAACCCTTTTATGTGTTACCAGGTTCAGCCCTCTTGGATCTGAGAGAAGAACTTGAACTGATCGAAGGTGATGCGGCATCGGGGACGCTTGAGCGATTTGGGTTTAGAGCGGGGATGAACCTTGTTAGAGAGTTAGGTATCGAGGCCAAAGACTACGAAGATTTCTCAGACATACTCCCTCAGTTATGGTCAGAAACCGGGTTAAGCAGGATGATCATGGAAGAGATTACCGATGAAGAGATCACGATCACATTCGAAGAATCGATTGAAGCTACCCATGGTCGCCGATGCGACTTCACTCGAGGATATCTTGCCGGAATTGTTAGTGGGTTGCTAAAAACTCGTTACAATGCGGAAGAGAAAGAATGCATTTCTTCCGGAAGCAACTGCTGTGTGCATGTTTTAAAACCCGCAAACGAACTCATAGATCGACAAGAGAGAAAAATTGCTGACGAGCCGATAAAGTACGATCTTGAGGAAGGTTATTCGTATTTGATTGAATCTGATGATTCTTCTTATGCATTTGAGATTTTCGTCGATCAGATAAGACATGGAAGACCTGGAATGTGCGTCGTTCGGGAATATCCAGAAAAGTTGCGCCTCAAGTACGACATAGGCAAGTCACCGGTGCTATGGCTATCATATGAGAGAGATATCAAGTATGCTCGAGAACCAACAAATATCCCGTTGATCTACAGCGAGATCAAGAATTTTTTTGATAGCGTGAAGAGCGGAGTCGTGCTGGTTTCCGGCATTGAATACATGGTGAGCCAGAGCAATTTTATCAAAGTTCTAAAATTTGTGCAACTTTTAAATGAAAACGTAGCTGTCACAAATTCTATTCTACTGATACCTATCAGTCCTCAGACGCTCAATCCTCGAGATTTGAAGTTGCTGGAAAGGGAATTGCGAGTTCTGCCAATTAGTGAAATAAGAAAACACAATAGAAATGCTTAA
- a CDS encoding Rab family GTPase: MEKAKRKFIRKICLLGDGGVGKTSLVRRFVYDFFGDEYLTSFGTKVTKKVIDFDEAELTLMIWDILGQKTHQALHHAYYKGANGALLVCDLTREETVKNLVGWRNDFIEVVGDVPILPIANKSDLECKVKESLLREIESIIGHKFVRTSAKTGEGVQNAFSKLGRAMLEVCD, encoded by the coding sequence ATGGAAAAAGCAAAAAGGAAATTCATTAGGAAGATCTGCTTGCTTGGTGACGGAGGCGTCGGAAAGACAAGTCTGGTAAGACGCTTTGTTTATGACTTTTTCGGAGATGAGTATCTCACGAGCTTCGGTACAAAGGTGACGAAGAAAGTCATCGATTTCGATGAAGCTGAGCTGACATTAATGATATGGGACATCCTTGGCCAAAAGACTCACCAGGCACTGCATCATGCGTACTATAAGGGTGCCAACGGTGCACTTCTCGTGTGCGATCTCACGCGGGAGGAAACCGTGAAAAATCTCGTCGGATGGCGAAATGATTTTATCGAGGTGGTTGGTGACGTTCCAATATTGCCAATAGCAAACAAAAGTGATCTCGAATGCAAAGTAAAAGAATCATTGCTGCGCGAAATAGAAAGCATAATAGGCCATAAGTTTGTAAGGACGAGTGCCAAAACAGGCGAAGGAGTACAAAATGCTTTTTCCAAACTCGGCAGGGCTATGCTGGAGGTGTGCGATTGA
- a CDS encoding PAC2 family protein translates to MLSMHTDPFINEYKNEKYPNAVAVVGFPSVGLVGSIAANFISRTMKLERVATMVSKDFPPYTIIHDGIPSSPVRIYAGERTCSNGIRCEQLVVIMSEFIPRPDLMKPVADLILQWCKEKEIEIILTLEGINVGDATGELPIYGVASTPRTRQMLDKYGIKEMKEGMVSGLSGVLLYEGERLNIDVVCLLGPARLDYPDARGAARLLEIVAKMLPELRLDPDPLYKEAEQIEQQMKAALEGMKQSRRIGDESLLYG, encoded by the coding sequence ATGCTCAGTATGCATACCGATCCCTTTATTAATGAATATAAGAACGAAAAGTATCCAAACGCGGTAGCCGTGGTGGGATTCCCAAGCGTAGGGCTTGTCGGCAGTATTGCCGCCAATTTCATTTCTAGGACGATGAAGCTTGAGCGCGTTGCGACAATGGTTTCAAAGGATTTTCCACCGTATACGATCATTCACGACGGAATACCATCTTCCCCAGTTAGAATATATGCTGGGGAAAGAACATGCAGTAACGGAATTCGATGCGAGCAGCTCGTCGTTATCATGTCAGAATTCATTCCAAGACCTGATTTAATGAAACCGGTTGCTGATCTCATCTTGCAGTGGTGCAAAGAAAAGGAAATAGAGATCATTCTTACACTCGAAGGCATCAACGTAGGCGATGCAACAGGAGAACTTCCCATCTATGGAGTTGCTAGCACCCCGCGAACGCGACAGATGTTGGACAAATATGGAATCAAGGAAATGAAAGAGGGAATGGTTTCGGGATTATCCGGCGTCCTCCTGTATGAAGGCGAACGTTTAAATATTGACGTAGTCTGCTTGCTTGGTCCAGCACGATTGGATTACCCGGACGCACGAGGCGCTGCAAGGCTTTTGGAGATCGTTGCAAAGATGCTTCCTGAATTGAGACTTGACCCAGATCCATTGTATAAAGAAGCTGAGCAGATTGAACAGCAGATGAAAGCCGCGCTTGAAGGTATGAAACAATCTCGGCGGATCGGCGATGAATCGCTTCTCTACGGATAA
- a CDS encoding pitrilysin family protein codes for MLEKKVSISYTSGRIPIVIEERPYARTSALAVFITVGSRDEPTGSQGIAHLLEHTIFKGTENMSSRQTSELIEAAGGEFNGYTGKEMTCYYTITLSETVDVAQRILADALLNARLERESIEIEKGVVSDEIRLIKDEPDDYIHHLLSRAMWNGHPMASSEAGEIESVENITESQLKEFYKSYYQPANFVIAACGDVKKENVVRWAEESFDDLISGKSTRNRIPPTPRSHVEILPRDGEQVYVGIGFPGYRASHPDRFAQTLMSAILGGGTSSRFYQEIREEKGLVYSIYTSSQPYSDCGIFGIFFSAKSSKAELVCKAIADELRKIKDCGLKKGELVRAKRYIKGLLVRKIEPTESRLFHLGEFYVMTEKLPTEAEIISQLEKVTEEDVKKTIEKIIVRDKMSVAIYGTTEKQDSTIESIECLEF; via the coding sequence GTGCTTGAAAAGAAAGTATCGATAAGTTACACATCTGGAAGGATACCCATTGTAATTGAAGAGAGACCTTACGCTAGAACCTCCGCATTGGCGGTTTTCATTACCGTGGGATCAAGAGATGAGCCCACTGGTAGCCAAGGAATAGCGCATCTGCTTGAGCACACCATTTTCAAAGGGACGGAGAACATGAGCTCTCGACAGACATCTGAACTCATTGAAGCTGCGGGGGGTGAGTTCAATGGCTACACGGGTAAGGAAATGACGTGCTATTATACCATAACCCTGTCAGAGACTGTGGACGTAGCTCAAAGAATCCTGGCAGATGCACTTCTAAATGCACGTCTCGAAAGGGAGTCTATCGAAATAGAGAAGGGAGTGGTTTCCGATGAAATAAGATTGATTAAAGATGAGCCTGATGATTACATTCACCATCTTCTGTCACGCGCCATGTGGAATGGACACCCCATGGCTTCATCAGAAGCTGGCGAAATCGAATCGGTTGAAAATATCACTGAGAGTCAGCTCAAGGAATTTTACAAATCATATTACCAACCAGCTAATTTCGTGATCGCGGCTTGTGGGGATGTGAAAAAAGAGAATGTCGTGCGGTGGGCCGAAGAATCTTTCGACGATCTTATTAGTGGTAAGTCTACGAGAAACCGCATTCCACCAACACCGAGATCGCATGTGGAGATCCTCCCACGCGACGGAGAGCAGGTCTATGTTGGCATAGGCTTTCCAGGGTATCGTGCTAGCCACCCCGATAGATTTGCACAGACACTGATGAGCGCTATTTTAGGCGGTGGAACAAGCTCAAGGTTTTATCAAGAGATTAGAGAGGAAAAAGGTCTTGTCTATTCCATTTATACATCATCCCAACCTTATAGTGATTGCGGAATTTTCGGAATCTTCTTTTCAGCTAAATCCTCAAAAGCTGAGTTAGTATGCAAAGCGATTGCTGATGAGTTGAGAAAAATCAAAGATTGTGGATTAAAGAAGGGGGAGCTGGTAAGGGCAAAACGCTACATTAAAGGATTGCTGGTAAGGAAGATAGAACCTACTGAGTCGAGACTGTTTCATCTCGGAGAGTTTTATGTTATGACAGAAAAATTACCCACCGAAGCAGAAATTATTTCTCAACTTGAAAAAGTGACCGAAGAAGATGTTAAGAAGACCATAGAGAAGATTATTGTTCGAGATAAGATGAGTGTTGCAATATATGGCACTACTGAAAAGCAAGATTCAACGATTGAGTCCATCGAATGCCTGGAGTTCTAG
- a CDS encoding hydrogenase maturation protease has protein sequence MNQMTTEKGRQRILVLGLGSPIISDDSIGLRIADEIRSHRFDNVEIRDASTSGLDLIELMLDFDYVIVVDGIITGISNPGSVFVFDEQNFSTTVRGANPHDVNIATAIRLGRMIEPERMPKKIFFVAIEVVNTKTVGENLTPEVEASIPKAVEAVLDLIYKTRCDANY, from the coding sequence ATGAATCAGATGACAACAGAAAAAGGAAGACAAAGAATTCTCGTGCTCGGTCTCGGGAGCCCCATAATCTCAGACGATTCCATTGGATTACGTATAGCAGATGAAATTCGGTCACATAGATTTGATAATGTGGAAATCCGCGATGCTAGCACTAGCGGACTCGATCTTATTGAATTGATGTTGGATTTCGATTACGTAATAGTCGTTGATGGAATTATAACTGGAATTAGCAATCCTGGCTCAGTTTTCGTCTTCGACGAGCAAAATTTCTCTACCACCGTGCGCGGTGCAAACCCTCATGATGTGAATATCGCAACGGCAATAAGACTGGGAAGAATGATAGAACCCGAGAGAATGCCAAAGAAAATTTTCTTTGTAGCGATCGAAGTTGTGAATACGAAGACTGTTGGTGAAAACCTCACTCCAGAGGTAGAAGCTTCAATACCCAAGGCTGTCGAAGCAGTATTGGATCTTATTTACAAAACGAGGTGCGATGCGAATTATTGA
- a CDS encoding LysR family transcriptional regulator produces the protein MSLVINGKQISSKVMEALIAVLQEGSQKRAANKLYISVPVLHRYIKKIEDAAGFPVFEADRSGTRLTNGGKQIVEEYIALKSRMRKPHSITVGGTIITEELLLSATTRYDKDIRFDIVISDDESNVENFKAGLINLVILDDPFYIYELDGIEWDEIGEDRLVHVDRGPRYLRFRFGPQRIGFKHLETTGAKYEVVGETGHLQTLVHSPFSFFANESLLERRGFSIKSATSADLLSHKIVAMYRCKDEGVANIVTMLKSKKMSLPRFTKKGNKIAL, from the coding sequence GTGTCCTTAGTCATTAACGGTAAACAGATAAGTTCAAAGGTTATGGAGGCGTTGATAGCAGTTTTACAAGAGGGGAGCCAGAAGCGAGCTGCGAATAAACTCTATATTTCAGTGCCCGTTCTGCACCGCTATATAAAAAAAATCGAGGATGCCGCTGGTTTTCCCGTGTTCGAAGCAGATCGATCAGGTACCAGATTGACGAATGGGGGTAAACAAATCGTCGAGGAATATATTGCACTTAAGTCCCGAATGAGAAAGCCCCACAGTATCACGGTGGGTGGTACGATTATTACAGAAGAGCTTCTTTTATCCGCCACAACTCGCTATGATAAAGATATCAGATTCGATATCGTCATTTCAGATGACGAAAGCAATGTTGAAAATTTCAAAGCTGGGCTGATCAATTTGGTTATCCTTGACGATCCCTTTTACATTTACGAATTAGATGGCATTGAGTGGGATGAAATAGGCGAGGACAGACTTGTACATGTTGACAGAGGTCCAAGATACCTGAGATTTCGGTTCGGTCCCCAAAGAATTGGTTTCAAACACTTAGAAACTACTGGAGCCAAATATGAAGTTGTCGGCGAAACAGGACACCTTCAAACACTCGTGCACTCACCATTTAGTTTCTTTGCAAATGAGAGTTTGCTTGAAAGAAGGGGATTCAGTATAAAAAGCGCAACTTCGGCCGATCTTCTTTCACATAAGATCGTTGCGATGTATAGGTGTAAAGATGAGGGTGTTGCAAACATTGTTACCATGCTTAAATCAAAAAAAATGTCTCTGCCTAGATTTACCAAAAAAGGTAATAAAATCGCACTTTAG
- the hdrC gene encoding CoB--CoM heterodisulfide reductase subunit C, translating into MVTVKEPNPSFAESIIKAGGTTLNLCYQCGTCTASCPSGRQTAFRTRKLIRKAQLGLKEDILPSDDLWMCTTCYTCVERCPRQVDITDIIMILRNFAVKEGYMADTHRRTASSMMNTGHTIPLTDDYKEMRKRLGLSEMPPTVIGNPDALEAWKKIMQITGFDKLIGGK; encoded by the coding sequence ATGGTTACGGTAAAAGAACCAAACCCCTCATTTGCTGAGAGTATCATTAAAGCCGGAGGGACAACGCTTAATCTTTGTTACCAATGTGGAACATGCACGGCGAGCTGTCCGTCGGGAAGACAAACAGCATTTAGGACAAGAAAGCTCATTCGAAAGGCACAGTTGGGCCTAAAAGAAGATATTCTACCATCTGACGATTTGTGGATGTGTACCACATGCTATACCTGTGTTGAACGCTGTCCCCGTCAAGTAGATATAACGGACATCATCATGATTCTGAGAAATTTTGCTGTTAAGGAAGGATATATGGCAGACACGCATAGACGAACTGCATCATCAATGATGAACACTGGCCACACAATCCCCCTTACCGACGATTATAAAGAAATGAGGAAGCGATTAGGGCTTTCAGAAATGCCCCCAACTGTTATAGGAAATCCAGATGCTTTGGAAGCTTGGAAAAAAATCATGCAGATAACAGGTTTTGACAAACTCATCGGAGGGAAATAA
- the hdrB gene encoding CoB--CoM heterodisulfide reductase subunit B, translating to MGEKYALFLGCIAPLRYPGIEKTTREVFKALDVDLVDLEGAGCCPAPGVIRSFDQATWLALAARNLALAEQKGLDIITICNGCFGSLFDAAHFLHENKEKIKEVNKILKQVGLEYSGEKIKVRHFADVLHKDIGIEKIKSKVINPLNFKVAVHYGCHFAKPSKIKQLDDPERPSLLDELVEAVGPKSIYYRDKMMCCGAGGGLRTRANEIAMKMTVEKLANVKKAGGQFIVDVCPFCHLQFDRTQKDFPDYNIPVVHLSQLYGVAFGLPKESMGFESHVVPVNL from the coding sequence ATGGGAGAAAAATATGCACTCTTTCTTGGTTGCATCGCGCCACTTAGGTATCCTGGCATCGAGAAGACAACAAGAGAAGTCTTTAAGGCGCTTGACGTAGACTTAGTTGATCTGGAAGGGGCTGGCTGCTGCCCAGCGCCAGGAGTCATCAGGTCATTTGATCAGGCAACTTGGCTCGCATTGGCAGCAAGAAATCTCGCCTTGGCTGAGCAGAAAGGACTTGATATCATTACAATTTGTAACGGATGCTTCGGCTCGCTTTTCGATGCCGCACACTTCCTGCACGAAAATAAGGAAAAAATAAAAGAAGTCAATAAAATACTCAAGCAAGTTGGCCTCGAATACAGTGGTGAGAAAATAAAGGTACGCCACTTTGCTGACGTCCTTCATAAAGATATTGGCATTGAGAAAATCAAATCAAAAGTGATTAATCCCCTGAACTTTAAAGTTGCAGTGCATTACGGTTGCCACTTTGCAAAGCCCAGCAAAATCAAACAACTTGATGATCCTGAAAGACCAAGCTTGCTTGATGAGCTTGTTGAAGCAGTGGGCCCAAAGAGTATATACTATCGTGACAAGATGATGTGCTGCGGAGCTGGCGGGGGTCTCAGGACAAGAGCAAATGAGATCGCCATGAAAATGACTGTTGAGAAGCTGGCAAATGTGAAAAAGGCTGGAGGACAGTTCATAGTTGATGTCTGTCCGTTTTGTCACCTGCAATTCGACAGAACTCAGAAGGACTTTCCAGATTACAACATTCCAGTGGTGCATCTTTCACAGCTATATGGCGTAGCCTTTGGACTTCCAAAAGAATCGATGGGTTTCGAATCACATGTTGTGCCGGTGAATCTCTGA
- a CDS encoding DUF749 family protein translates to MYKAHLVTITDIGSVPEGLRGFVSFQAAYEGHRVHEHEKIALLVVEGTASYIVIFLEKVKRIEEIEVRLMKQQTEMTQDTRAAIENALNS, encoded by the coding sequence TTGTACAAGGCGCATCTCGTTACAATCACTGATATTGGCTCTGTACCTGAGGGGCTAAGGGGATTTGTCAGTTTTCAGGCTGCATACGAAGGACATCGAGTCCATGAGCACGAGAAGATAGCTCTCCTTGTCGTTGAAGGTACCGCTTCATACATAGTAATCTTCCTCGAAAAAGTGAAAAGAATAGAAGAAATTGAAGTCAGGCTTATGAAACAACAGACGGAGATGACTCAAGATACCAGAGCGGCAATCGAGAATGCACTAAATTCATGA
- the thiL gene encoding thiamine-phosphate kinase, translating into MNTLGSLGEREIVRHILEIINTIPPKGPGDDASAIDLGEFYLVLSTDMVSRKTHAPKGMTFWQLGWFLAAINYSDIAAMGAKPIGLLTSLGFPRETELVDMLEVIKGAKACSEYVGGEILGGDTKETSDITLAGTAVGIVGKKEILLRKGAKVGDILAVTGTLGLPAAGLHAIKNNLTCEKCKKALFEPMPRVREGLTLSSSGFVTSCIDISDGLAISLRHLSEASGVSFEVVWNKIPVDPAVKRIARLAKLDEKELVLYVGGDYQLLFTVTPKGWYHLKKRLGSAISQIGAVVDREKNTLVINGKRFEIEDRGYEHFK; encoded by the coding sequence ATGAATACGCTTGGAAGTCTGGGGGAAAGAGAAATAGTAAGACATATATTAGAGATAATCAACACAATACCTCCTAAGGGCCCAGGCGATGATGCTTCTGCGATTGATCTGGGTGAATTTTACCTCGTCTTGAGTACTGATATGGTCTCTCGAAAAACACACGCACCAAAAGGTATGACCTTCTGGCAATTGGGATGGTTCTTAGCTGCCATTAATTATAGTGATATTGCAGCTATGGGGGCGAAACCGATTGGATTGCTCACATCTCTTGGTTTTCCGCGAGAGACTGAACTTGTAGACATGTTGGAAGTTATTAAAGGTGCTAAAGCGTGTTCAGAATATGTTGGCGGCGAGATTCTTGGAGGAGATACTAAAGAGACCTCAGATATTACGCTTGCCGGAACTGCTGTTGGCATAGTAGGAAAAAAAGAAATCTTGCTGAGAAAAGGTGCCAAAGTCGGTGATATACTAGCAGTCACAGGTACTTTAGGCCTCCCTGCTGCTGGTCTGCATGCAATTAAAAATAACCTAACGTGCGAAAAATGTAAGAAAGCACTTTTCGAACCCATGCCCAGGGTAAGAGAAGGGTTAACTCTCTCTTCATCAGGATTCGTGACATCATGTATCGATATTTCAGATGGTCTTGCAATTTCACTCAGGCATTTATCGGAAGCAAGCGGCGTATCGTTTGAGGTGGTATGGAACAAAATTCCAGTCGATCCAGCAGTGAAGCGCATAGCGAGATTGGCAAAACTTGACGAGAAGGAGTTGGTGCTTTACGTTGGGGGCGACTATCAATTACTTTTCACGGTGACTCCTAAGGGATGGTATCATTTGAAAAAACGGCTCGGCTCGGCTATTTCGCAAATTGGAGCGGTTGTCGATCGTGAGAAAAATACATTAGTTATCAATGGTAAGAGATTTGAAATCGAGGATCGAGGATATGAACATTTCAAGTGA